The following coding sequences lie in one Metallumcola ferriviriculae genomic window:
- a CDS encoding HD-GYP domain-containing protein, with product MAAELPKGASILIPVLRQQAFPVPDLFYVLNKLKINEVKEAEFDETAVKSIVTLIEKINKYHFLTFQHSLNVSLLSYLLAAKLKLSHNELVKITLGALLHDIGKIYTPTAILDKPSKLTHTEWELVKLHPKNGMLALTKYPWASNILPIVGQHHEKMDGTGYYGMNRDQISLGAKIISIADAFDAMISARPYQKKRSLKDCFNELKNNSNIQFDSYLVNKFIEIICMEKPFKKYSHH from the coding sequence ATGGCTGCCGAGCTGCCGAAAGGAGCAAGTATCTTGATTCCTGTTTTACGACAACAAGCGTTTCCTGTGCCCGATTTATTCTATGTCTTAAACAAACTAAAAATTAATGAAGTAAAGGAAGCTGAATTTGACGAAACTGCTGTTAAAAGTATAGTAACGTTGATAGAAAAGATTAATAAGTACCACTTCCTAACCTTTCAACACAGTTTAAATGTTTCGCTGCTTTCCTACTTATTAGCTGCTAAATTAAAGCTTTCTCATAATGAACTAGTAAAAATTACCCTAGGAGCTTTGTTGCATGATATTGGTAAGATATATACACCAACTGCTATACTTGATAAGCCAAGCAAGCTAACACATACAGAATGGGAACTGGTAAAACTACATCCAAAGAACGGAATGCTTGCCTTAACCAAATATCCATGGGCGTCTAATATATTGCCTATTGTTGGTCAACATCACGAAAAAATGGACGGTACTGGGTACTACGGAATGAACCGGGACCAGATTTCGTTAGGTGCAAAAATTATTAGTATAGCTGACGCCTTTGATGCAATGATATCCGCAAGACCATACCAAAAAAAACGATCTTTAAAAGACTGTTTTAATGAACTTAAAAATAATAGTAATATTCAATTTGATAGTTATTTGGTTAATAAATTTATAGAGATTATCTGCATGGAAAAACCATTTAAAAAATATTCCCACCATTAA
- a CDS encoding LytR/AlgR family response regulator transcription factor, producing MLFTVLLLEDEHYTKRYLKQIIQQSPLVSEVIATSSGKEAIELTYKYKPNVAMLDIELNAEENLNGIDTAKMLYNIYPDMEFVFITGYSKYAIDSFAVHPFEYILKPIKKEKINDVLSSLAQRLKRRKEKSGKLILKNKHGTFFVDPQDIIFIEKLGKEALVHSDFDICKVQQTLNEMETAMDKDVFLRVHQSFIVNKKKILKVIDLGNRSYEIEFLNYDKKALMSRYQFEKLKNEFTPSF from the coding sequence GTGTTGTTTACGGTTTTGCTTCTAGAAGATGAACACTATACAAAGAGATACCTGAAACAGATTATCCAGCAAAGTCCACTAGTATCAGAAGTTATAGCTACCTCAAGTGGGAAGGAAGCCATTGAGCTGACATACAAATATAAACCAAATGTAGCAATGTTGGATATAGAATTGAACGCAGAAGAAAACTTAAACGGAATAGATACGGCAAAAATGTTGTACAATATCTATCCAGATATGGAATTTGTTTTTATCACCGGTTATTCTAAGTATGCTATTGATTCTTTTGCGGTACATCCCTTTGAGTACATTTTAAAACCAATAAAAAAAGAAAAGATTAACGATGTGTTGTCTTCGCTTGCCCAACGCCTAAAAAGAAGAAAAGAAAAAAGTGGTAAACTAATCTTAAAAAATAAACACGGAACCTTTTTTGTTGATCCGCAAGATATTATCTTTATTGAAAAGTTAGGAAAAGAGGCATTAGTACATTCCGACTTCGATATTTGTAAAGTTCAACAGACGCTTAACGAAATGGAAACTGCCATGGATAAGGATGTTTTCTTGCGAGTACATCAATCATTCATTGTAAACAAAAAAAAGATACTAAAAGTTATTGACTTAGGCAATAGGTCTTACGAAATTGAGTTCTTGAATTATGACAAGAAGGCCTTAATGAGCAGGTATCAATTTGAAAAGCTGAAAAATGAGTTCACCCCTTCATTCTAA
- a CDS encoding sensor histidine kinase has product MSKYSNYWAIIIILLQTFFILMVNHYVYIEKSFYALERLLPYIDIIIAVLTVLIILSIKKHEENTKKITEVSLLKEHLSNIETLLTLLQSQKHEHTRHIQTLQAMIYLGEIEAAESYLEELVEEYWYLQDTIQVGHPALTALLNTKQQVGESKGIEFAFNVKCDLSRLHVNSWELCSILGNLIDNALEAVLPLKGKKRVSVEIKKENGYINFYVSNSGVTISEKNSTKIFNAGYTTKLSEARGYGLHLVKKLVSKYNGNIKVILKEKTTFIVSIPVKGDKGDKKAVLSSGASH; this is encoded by the coding sequence TTGAGTAAATACAGCAATTATTGGGCAATTATAATTATTTTGTTACAGACTTTTTTTATACTTATGGTAAATCATTATGTTTACATAGAAAAAAGTTTTTATGCTTTAGAACGGCTATTGCCTTATATAGATATTATTATTGCCGTTTTAACTGTGCTGATTATTTTATCAATTAAAAAACATGAGGAAAATACAAAGAAAATTACCGAAGTCAGCTTGTTGAAAGAACACCTTAGTAACATTGAAACCTTACTGACATTACTACAATCACAGAAACACGAACATACAAGACATATCCAAACTCTTCAGGCCATGATCTATCTGGGGGAAATAGAAGCGGCAGAGTCTTATCTAGAGGAGTTGGTGGAGGAATATTGGTATTTACAGGATACAATTCAAGTAGGGCACCCCGCTTTAACCGCTCTGTTAAATACTAAACAACAGGTCGGGGAAAGTAAAGGGATTGAATTTGCTTTTAACGTAAAATGTGATTTGTCCCGTCTTCATGTAAATTCTTGGGAATTATGCAGCATTTTAGGTAATCTGATAGATAACGCATTGGAGGCTGTGTTACCACTTAAAGGCAAAAAACGCGTCTCCGTAGAGATAAAAAAGGAAAATGGTTATATCAACTTTTATGTTTCCAACAGTGGAGTGACTATATCGGAAAAAAATTCGACCAAAATATTTAATGCCGGTTATACTACAAAACTTTCGGAAGCCAGAGGCTATGGCTTACATTTGGTGAAAAAATTGGTTTCAAAATACAATGGAAATATAAAAGTCATTCTAAAAGAAAAAACTACTTTTATTGTCTCCATACCAGTGAAGGGTGATAAAGGTGATAAAAAAGCTGTCCTTAGTTCTGGCGCAAGCCATTAG
- a CDS encoding cyclic lactone autoinducer peptide → MLKKIKVWSLSSLASVALFTALMGVSTQSWWSLYEPDVPEALK, encoded by the coding sequence ATGTTGAAAAAAATTAAAGTATGGAGCCTATCCAGTCTGGCCTCAGTAGCGCTGTTTACTGCGCTGATGGGTGTAAGTACACAAAGTTGGTGGTCACTATACGAACCCGATGTTCCTGAAGCTTTAAAGTAA
- a CDS encoding ATP-binding protein: MLKMVTYKFHYPQTNEELKEWEAVLQKTNIKRFTAESWIRCKKLGIDPGNVNCKILREEELRAKRDANKDLIEAAKPYLQQLSLSLYGTHHMVVLSDNKGWIIDAYGTPQKLGGEDTALCLGANWAEETIGNNGLGTALVTGEPVIVCGEDHYCLIYHSYRCLGVPLRNKEGSIIGAIGVTVPAEFPDPIKLISALTSAGSIEQTLIDRHAEKAITKSNLSASTDKLLATAVHDLKNPMTVIKGISQLGVTNAVTEKERGYFREIVAQIDYLADMMEDVLGLYSEERFEEENPSNVVQQVLGEIAFLCKYKGIILTSSIEGEALATLQVKAFKRAIYNLLLNAVQVLDSGGKLFVSTSFLNNEFSIKIEDNGPGISENIQGTLFEPFVYERQGGNGLGLYMVQVTIKKHGGKIWFETDHDKGTIFFIKLPATSK; this comes from the coding sequence ATGCTAAAGATGGTAACCTATAAGTTTCATTATCCTCAGACTAATGAAGAACTTAAAGAATGGGAAGCTGTACTCCAAAAAACAAATATAAAACGCTTTACGGCAGAGTCATGGATACGCTGTAAAAAACTTGGTATAGACCCTGGCAACGTTAATTGTAAAATCCTGCGTGAAGAAGAACTGCGGGCGAAAAGAGATGCAAACAAAGATTTAATTGAAGCAGCAAAGCCGTATTTACAGCAACTTTCTTTAAGCTTATATGGCACTCACCATATGGTGGTACTTTCCGATAATAAAGGGTGGATTATTGACGCATATGGCACTCCCCAAAAACTGGGTGGGGAAGATACAGCTCTTTGTCTAGGAGCTAATTGGGCCGAAGAAACGATAGGAAATAACGGTCTCGGTACCGCCTTAGTTACTGGGGAACCTGTAATAGTATGCGGCGAAGACCACTATTGTTTAATATATCATTCTTATAGATGTTTGGGCGTTCCCCTCAGAAATAAAGAAGGTAGTATTATAGGTGCAATAGGTGTCACTGTTCCTGCGGAATTCCCTGACCCAATAAAACTTATATCAGCCTTAACCTCTGCCGGATCAATTGAACAGACTCTTATTGACCGCCATGCTGAGAAAGCTATAACTAAAAGTAACCTCTCAGCTTCAACGGATAAATTACTGGCAACAGCCGTACATGACTTGAAAAATCCTATGACTGTTATTAAAGGTATCAGTCAGTTGGGCGTAACAAATGCGGTCACCGAAAAAGAACGGGGATATTTCAGAGAAATTGTTGCACAAATAGACTACCTGGCGGATATGATGGAAGACGTACTGGGCTTATATAGCGAAGAAAGATTTGAAGAGGAAAACCCCAGTAACGTAGTGCAACAAGTACTTGGAGAAATAGCTTTTTTGTGCAAATACAAGGGCATAATTCTTACTAGTTCAATAGAGGGTGAAGCTCTTGCTACGCTGCAGGTTAAAGCCTTTAAAAGAGCAATCTACAATCTGCTTTTAAATGCTGTGCAAGTGTTAGATTCCGGAGGAAAATTATTTGTTTCTACCAGCTTTCTGAATAATGAATTTTCGATTAAAATTGAAGACAATGGGCCAGGAATTTCAGAGAATATTCAAGGAACCCTTTTCGAGCCCTTTGTTTATGAGCGGCAGGGCGGCAACGGCTTGGGTCTCTACATGGTTCAAGTGACAATAAAGAAACATGGCGGAAAGATTTGGTTTGAAACAGACCATGATAAGGGTACAATTTTCTTTATAAAACTTCCTGCCACTTCAAAATAA
- a CDS encoding cytochrome c biogenesis CcdA family protein — protein sequence MVTNGPVWLFFGGLITSLNPCMLMVAPLVAGYVGGSGSKSYYLHSFLFLLGFSGMLALIGLGAGALSGFVNVIQGIGHYVLALVYFLLGFYLIGAWKWVTYLLKPRVWVFYQMPLNIKPPFAMNGSKFGSVGLGTAVAFTPSPCITPVVLAVATYIIPTAGPLEGAGYLFSFGLGHGIPLLLAGGGAGIIFTKLRRKRVVRIINPMIGLGMLGLSIYFLIKGLSG from the coding sequence ATGGTTACTAACGGTCCGGTATGGTTATTCTTTGGCGGGCTAATTACTTCCTTAAATCCATGTATGTTGATGGTCGCTCCATTGGTTGCCGGATACGTAGGTGGAAGTGGGAGTAAAAGTTATTACCTGCACTCTTTTCTATTTTTATTGGGTTTTTCGGGGATGCTGGCATTAATTGGCCTCGGGGCAGGTGCATTAAGCGGCTTTGTCAACGTTATACAGGGTATAGGCCATTATGTTTTGGCGCTAGTATACTTTTTATTAGGTTTCTATTTAATAGGAGCGTGGAAGTGGGTTACTTATTTACTAAAACCGCGGGTTTGGGTGTTTTATCAAATGCCATTGAACATCAAACCGCCCTTTGCCATGAACGGCAGCAAATTTGGTTCGGTTGGCTTGGGAACGGCTGTTGCGTTTACGCCCTCACCTTGCATCACTCCAGTAGTTCTGGCAGTAGCAACATATATTATACCCACTGCTGGGCCTTTAGAGGGTGCTGGCTACCTTTTTTCCTTTGGTTTGGGGCACGGGATACCGCTGCTGCTTGCAGGTGGCGGGGCAGGTATAATTTTCACCAAGCTTCGCCGAAAGAGAGTGGTAAGGATTATTAATCCTATGATTGGGCTCGGGATGCTTGGCTTAAGTATCTATTTCCTGATTAAAGGATTATCGGGTTAA
- a CDS encoding accessory gene regulator ArgB-like protein, giving the protein MIKKLSLVLAQAISHNIETDQQIEVYAYGLEIILGSFTKLISLLILSYFLGISWPMLFVLLSFIPMRLFGGGVHLSTYLRCLVLGVLMLLILARLSLVNVTDNFLLFFLLFVTLVTAQTVYRWVPAGTEKKTIVNPKLRAQQKIKTIRILLGIVTASLILLMFDRRQEAFALLVGLGASSLLMTPFGYKPIRFIDNLLDIPNKGGEN; this is encoded by the coding sequence GTGATAAAAAAGCTGTCCTTAGTTCTGGCGCAAGCCATTAGTCACAATATTGAAACTGATCAACAAATCGAGGTTTATGCATACGGCCTGGAAATTATTTTAGGCTCTTTCACTAAGTTAATCAGCCTGCTTATCCTTTCATACTTTTTGGGCATCAGCTGGCCAATGTTATTTGTTTTGTTATCATTTATCCCAATGCGCCTTTTTGGCGGCGGCGTACATTTGAGTACTTACCTACGATGCCTGGTTTTAGGTGTGCTGATGCTGCTGATATTAGCTCGGTTGTCACTGGTAAACGTAACTGATAATTTTCTACTCTTCTTTCTTCTCTTTGTGACGCTGGTGACTGCCCAAACAGTTTACCGCTGGGTCCCTGCAGGAACTGAAAAAAAAACCATCGTTAATCCTAAATTAAGAGCACAACAAAAGATCAAGACAATAAGAATTTTGCTGGGAATAGTAACCGCTTCCTTGATATTGTTAATGTTTGATAGAAGGCAGGAGGCCTTTGCCCTTTTAGTGGGTCTGGGTGCTAGTTCGTTGCTAATGACACCCTTCGGGTATAAACCAATTAGATTTATTGATAATTTATTAGATATACCAAATAAAGGAGGTGAAAACTAA